One Amycolatopsis sp. NBC_00355 genomic window carries:
- a CDS encoding acyltransferase family protein, with amino-acid sequence MMTHDEYLATRRFGALDGVRAIAAVLVVVFHYGGPGWVRANGWIGVHLFFVLSGFLITTLALREEARNGRVSLAEFYIRRAFRILPVYYVVIGVVVVFAYFRGLGLRHSGIVTALPWNVAFVGEYHQMTLFGQAWTLGVEQKFYLVWPLLAFGVGALGFVKRLSLSLVLVAVMLALIPFMPYAGAYSPILIGCTLAIVLHHRKGFAALRFFTHPAVGLVVAAALIAVQTMFGEITAFLHDEGGSITGTCYVLLAALLVPSLVAGGPLAWVLSLAPLRFIGERSYSLYLMQGVVAMALAGAIPQFAPHRTLTAVAVTIVGLLAADLLYRWVEVPMIDVGRRIIARRRAKKAEAALPAEVGEPAMAVA; translated from the coding sequence ATGATGACGCACGACGAGTACCTGGCCACCCGAAGATTCGGCGCCCTCGACGGCGTTCGTGCCATCGCCGCCGTGCTCGTGGTCGTCTTCCACTACGGCGGCCCCGGCTGGGTGCGGGCCAACGGCTGGATCGGGGTGCACCTGTTCTTCGTGCTCTCCGGCTTCCTGATCACCACCCTGGCGCTGCGCGAGGAGGCCCGCAACGGCCGGGTTTCCCTGGCCGAGTTCTACATCCGCCGGGCGTTCCGCATCCTCCCCGTCTACTACGTCGTCATCGGCGTGGTCGTCGTCTTCGCCTACTTCCGCGGCCTGGGCCTGCGGCACAGCGGGATCGTGACGGCGCTGCCGTGGAACGTCGCCTTCGTCGGCGAGTACCACCAGATGACCCTGTTCGGCCAGGCCTGGACCCTCGGCGTCGAGCAGAAGTTCTACCTCGTGTGGCCGCTGCTCGCCTTCGGCGTCGGCGCGCTCGGTTTCGTCAAGCGGCTGAGCCTCTCGCTGGTTCTCGTGGCCGTCATGCTCGCGCTGATCCCCTTCATGCCCTACGCGGGCGCGTACTCGCCGATCCTGATCGGCTGCACGCTGGCGATCGTGCTGCACCACCGCAAGGGCTTCGCCGCGCTGCGGTTCTTCACCCACCCGGCCGTCGGGCTCGTGGTCGCCGCCGCGCTGATCGCGGTCCAGACCATGTTCGGCGAGATCACCGCGTTCCTGCACGACGAGGGCGGTTCGATCACCGGGACGTGCTACGTCCTGCTCGCGGCGCTGCTCGTGCCGTCGCTGGTCGCCGGGGGCCCGCTCGCGTGGGTGCTGTCGCTGGCACCGCTGCGGTTCATCGGCGAGCGCTCCTACTCGCTCTACCTCATGCAGGGCGTGGTCGCGATGGCCCTCGCCGGCGCGATCCCCCAGTTCGCGCCGCACCGCACGCTCACCGCGGTCGCCGTGACGATCGTCGGGCTGCTGGCCGCCGACCTCCTCTACCGCTGGGTCGAGGTGCCGATGATCGACGTCGGACGCCGGATCATCGCCCGCCGCCGGGCGAAGAAGGCCGAAGCCGCTCTTCCGGCCGAGGTCGGCGAGCCCGCCATGGCCGTGGCCTGA